Proteins co-encoded in one Alcanivorax sp. genomic window:
- a CDS encoding PA2778 family cysteine peptidase: MITRILTTLRWQPVRPVVIAALLFLLAACQTLPPPEFAQQQPEHQLDVPFVAQEKYQCGPASLAMMLQWAGKPDTAEALVDEVWLPQRQGSLGIELKAAARSRGLLAYPVEDEDSLFREIQAGRPVLVLQNLALKSWPKWHFAVVTGYDKAGKTIILHSGTTESDRSHWNRFIRTWARADRWGFTLVQPGELPASATAHGLFRAISAAPNGESYWPVAVEAFPQSGELWFGYGNSLWGEQQREAALHAFQQAVMLKPDFSAAWNNLAYAQQALGHEDAARQSLCQALALSPDDPDLQDTALDLGYSCPVETETD; the protein is encoded by the coding sequence GTGATTACCCGAATCCTGACCACCCTGCGATGGCAGCCGGTACGTCCGGTTGTCATCGCAGCCTTGCTGTTCTTGCTGGCAGCCTGCCAGACGCTTCCCCCGCCTGAATTTGCCCAACAGCAGCCTGAGCATCAGCTCGATGTCCCCTTCGTTGCACAGGAAAAATACCAGTGCGGCCCTGCCTCGTTGGCCATGATGCTGCAATGGGCGGGCAAGCCCGACACCGCAGAAGCCCTTGTCGACGAGGTCTGGCTACCGCAACGGCAAGGCAGCCTGGGCATAGAGTTGAAAGCCGCCGCGCGCAGTCGTGGATTACTGGCTTACCCGGTGGAAGATGAGGACAGCCTGTTCAGGGAAATTCAGGCCGGCAGACCGGTGCTGGTATTACAGAACCTGGCATTGAAAAGCTGGCCGAAATGGCACTTTGCGGTGGTCACCGGCTACGACAAGGCGGGCAAGACCATTATCCTGCACAGCGGCACCACCGAGAGTGATCGCAGTCACTGGAATCGTTTCATTCGCACCTGGGCCCGTGCAGACCGCTGGGGCTTCACTCTGGTTCAGCCGGGTGAACTGCCCGCCAGCGCCACCGCGCATGGATTATTCCGGGCCATCTCTGCAGCGCCCAATGGAGAAAGTTACTGGCCCGTAGCCGTAGAAGCTTTCCCGCAAAGTGGCGAGCTATGGTTCGGCTATGGCAACAGCCTGTGGGGTGAGCAACAACGAGAGGCCGCCTTGCACGCCTTCCAGCAGGCGGTCATGCTCAAGCCGGATTTCTCTGCTGCCTGGAATAACCTGGCCTATGCGCAACAGGCACTGGGCCATGAAGACGCAGCCCGGCAAAGTCTGTGTCAGGCGCTGGCGTTGTCACCGGATGATCCCGACCTGCAGGACACTGCCCTCGATCTGGGCTACTCCTGCCCTGTGGAAACGGAAACGGACTGA
- a CDS encoding putative selenate ABC transporter substrate-binding protein: MRFKILATLLAAVLLSACSEQPHLGTFTFTAIPDQDESQLEKRFGVVALYLEEQLGVPVKYVPVKSYAAAVTAFRNDDVQMAWFGGLSGVQARRLVPGSQAIAQGQEDPNFKSYFIANTSTGLEAGDTLTDAFIEQPSFTFGSKGSTSGRLMPEFYLRETFGKAPEALFDKVGFSGDHSRTIALVQSGAYATGAVNFKVWERELEEGKIDTSKVKVIWETPGYPDYHWTVRGTLDHKFGEGFTQKVKDALLAIEDPVLLNAFPREKFIPASNADYAPIEETAQDIGLLDAP; this comes from the coding sequence ATGCGTTTCAAGATTCTTGCCACCCTGCTGGCAGCGGTGCTGCTGTCTGCCTGTAGCGAACAACCCCACCTGGGGACATTCACCTTCACCGCCATTCCTGATCAGGACGAGTCCCAGCTGGAAAAACGTTTTGGCGTGGTGGCGTTGTACCTGGAAGAACAACTGGGTGTGCCGGTCAAATACGTACCCGTGAAATCCTACGCGGCCGCCGTCACCGCGTTCCGCAATGACGATGTGCAAATGGCCTGGTTCGGTGGCCTCTCTGGGGTTCAGGCTCGTCGCCTGGTGCCCGGTTCCCAGGCCATTGCCCAGGGGCAGGAAGATCCCAACTTCAAGAGCTATTTCATCGCCAACACCAGCACCGGGCTGGAAGCAGGCGACACGCTCACCGATGCTTTTATCGAGCAACCCTCCTTCACCTTCGGTTCCAAGGGCAGCACCTCCGGACGCCTGATGCCGGAATTCTATCTGCGCGAAACCTTCGGCAAGGCACCGGAAGCCCTGTTCGACAAAGTCGGTTTCTCCGGCGACCACAGCCGCACCATTGCGTTGGTACAGAGCGGCGCCTATGCCACTGGCGCAGTGAATTTCAAGGTGTGGGAGCGTGAGCTGGAAGAAGGCAAGATCGACACCAGCAAGGTCAAAGTGATCTGGGAAACCCCCGGCTACCCGGACTATCACTGGACCGTTCGTGGCACCCTGGACCACAAATTCGGTGAAGGCTTCACCCAGAAAGTGAAAGACGCCCTGCTGGCCATCGAGGATCCGGTACTGCTCAATGCCTTCCCGCGCGAGAAGTTCATCCCCGCCAGCAACGCGGACTACGCTCCCATCGAAGAGACCGCTCAGGACATCGGACTGCTGGACGCGCCCTGA
- a CDS encoding ATP-binding cassette domain-containing protein: MFRFEQARLGHPGQAVFDNLTLQINTGEKVALLGPSGAGKSTLLAALRQQKPDQVAWCPQNADLVPMLSVFHNIYMGALDRHHSISNLRNLVWPSRQQKQVIGELAAELGLADKLFTSVDRLSGGQAQRVALGRAIHTRRGILLADEPVSSVDEHQGLNLLQQALARHDSAVIALHDRQQALQACTRIIGLRDGAIVLDAPCATLSLADLDPLYQ, encoded by the coding sequence GTGTTCCGGTTTGAGCAGGCACGGCTTGGCCATCCTGGCCAGGCCGTGTTCGATAACCTGACCCTGCAGATCAACACAGGCGAAAAGGTGGCACTGCTCGGCCCCTCCGGGGCAGGCAAATCCACCCTGCTGGCCGCCCTGCGACAGCAGAAGCCGGATCAGGTGGCCTGGTGCCCGCAGAATGCGGATCTGGTCCCCATGCTCAGCGTGTTTCACAACATCTACATGGGCGCCCTGGATCGCCATCACAGCATCAGCAACCTGCGCAATCTGGTCTGGCCCTCGCGCCAGCAGAAACAGGTGATTGGCGAGCTGGCCGCCGAACTGGGGCTGGCCGACAAACTGTTCACCAGTGTGGACCGCCTGTCCGGCGGGCAGGCCCAACGTGTAGCCCTGGGTCGGGCCATCCATACCCGGCGCGGCATCCTGCTTGCCGACGAGCCGGTCTCCAGTGTGGACGAACATCAGGGGCTCAACCTGCTGCAACAGGCACTGGCCCGCCATGACAGTGCGGTGATTGCCCTGCATGACCGCCAACAGGCCCTGCAAGCCTGCACCCGGATCATCGGGCTGCGCGACGGCGCCATCGTCCTGGATGCGCCCTGCGCCACGTTGAGCCTGGCGGATCTGGATCCTCTCTACCAATGA
- a CDS encoding peptidylprolyl isomerase translates to MKVFNKVIAVVSVTAALSVVAITGWRQWGPLPESVAARVNGEAIPAETLNIFVAASRRANPQTSREVVLKGLIENRLLADMAKSEHGHEGHEEGQGRVGYDAQSLQEQHRFRLLRTAYASQIQAAIRQSGINDSRAWLTAPLDLSAETLQPMLSLQQNLYTTMTEQQQAQAAAHVIARYRFVDDAPEQTLSLWDLYRRQNIQLKVQMHNLNLGFIREAIKQQLNMEFVFHWFEHESGVAPAAMVAMDRCIEDARQREVMLHEYGLMHDIHDDNPALRAQAETVTTEQVAEYYQQHRDEFVRVEKVRARHLRVNSQQQADKVVAEIKQGLAFAEAVSRYSVAEDAATGGELGWVDRDSRNGDWIRALAFVQPQGRVSASFRSPTDSNDAYWEILWVDEKVTGFQPVDSESVRYRAAMAIARVQLQEAFKARLAAASEAASLRVNPEVL, encoded by the coding sequence ATGAAAGTTTTCAACAAGGTTATCGCGGTGGTGTCGGTGACTGCGGCACTCTCAGTGGTGGCAATCACCGGTTGGCGGCAGTGGGGCCCGTTACCGGAATCTGTGGCTGCCCGTGTAAACGGTGAGGCCATTCCTGCCGAGACCCTGAATATTTTCGTGGCGGCCAGTCGTCGCGCCAATCCCCAGACCAGCCGTGAAGTGGTGCTCAAGGGGTTGATTGAAAATCGCCTGTTGGCAGACATGGCGAAGAGTGAGCATGGCCATGAGGGCCACGAAGAAGGTCAAGGCCGTGTGGGCTATGACGCACAAAGCCTGCAGGAGCAGCATCGTTTTCGTCTGCTACGCACCGCCTATGCCAGCCAGATCCAGGCGGCCATTCGCCAGTCCGGGATCAACGACAGTCGTGCCTGGCTGACGGCGCCGCTGGATCTGTCTGCCGAGACCCTGCAGCCCATGCTGTCGCTGCAACAGAATCTCTATACCACCATGACCGAGCAGCAACAGGCTCAGGCCGCAGCCCATGTGATTGCCCGTTACCGGTTTGTTGATGACGCGCCGGAGCAGACACTGTCGTTGTGGGATCTTTACCGCCGTCAGAATATCCAGCTCAAGGTGCAGATGCACAATCTGAATCTTGGTTTTATCCGTGAAGCCATCAAGCAGCAGCTGAACATGGAGTTCGTTTTTCACTGGTTTGAGCATGAATCCGGTGTGGCACCGGCCGCCATGGTGGCCATGGATCGCTGCATCGAAGATGCCCGTCAGCGTGAAGTCATGCTGCACGAGTACGGTCTGATGCACGACATCCACGACGACAACCCGGCGCTGAGAGCACAGGCGGAAACCGTGACGACGGAGCAGGTGGCCGAGTATTACCAGCAGCACCGTGATGAGTTTGTGCGGGTGGAAAAAGTCCGCGCCCGGCATCTGCGGGTAAACAGCCAGCAGCAAGCGGACAAGGTCGTGGCTGAAATCAAACAGGGGCTGGCATTTGCCGAGGCGGTAAGTCGTTACTCGGTGGCGGAGGATGCGGCAACGGGTGGTGAGCTGGGCTGGGTGGATCGGGACAGCCGCAATGGTGACTGGATCCGCGCGTTGGCCTTCGTACAACCACAGGGACGGGTGTCCGCATCGTTCCGGAGTCCCACCGACAGCAATGATGCCTACTGGGAAATCCTCTGGGTGGACGAAAAGGTCACCGGTTTCCAGCCGGTGGACAGTGAATCGGTGCGTTACCGGGCGGCCATGGCCATTGCCCGAGTGCAGCTGCAGGAGGCCTTCAAGGCGCGTCTGGCGGCAGCCAGTGAAGCCGCATCCCTGCGTGTGAATCCGGAGGTGTTGTAA
- a CDS encoding ABC transporter permease subunit: MTPALNTTASGWRRVSGLLALVGLVALLLADLEITRVSPGHELLRISQGFLSPDFSSTDFLWRAVVNTLAFAGQGTALGALAGFAMAVMWHWRAVRAVAASVRAVHELFWGLLLLQLTGLSTVTAVLAIAIPYSGIFAKVFGEFLEEADPAPAAALPAGSRALSVFFFARLPLVWQAFKAYGSYRLECAIRASAILGFIGLPTLGFHLETAFREGHYDQGAALLYLFFLIIFTLRWWLRPTLIPVYLIAAVAWAPPVVYLNPDILVRFVTHDLVPAPLRQGENLTALFQWLAMLWQQQLWPGLWQTLVLGMAALLVTALLSLLLFPLISPLFGNRVSRLGGHGLLVVLRTTPEFFLAFFFLILLGPSMLPGILALALHTGAIVAHLTGRFSESLHLRADAPTGLNRYAWEVLPRISPNLLAFLLYRWEVIMRETAVLGILGIHTLGFYIDSSVAEFRFDRTLILILATVALNLVVDAMSRALRKRLRLRNAGCQMPNA, encoded by the coding sequence ATGACACCAGCGCTCAATACCACCGCCAGTGGCTGGCGCCGTGTCAGTGGTTTACTGGCCCTTGTGGGGCTGGTTGCCCTGCTGCTGGCCGACCTGGAGATCACCCGCGTTTCTCCCGGCCATGAGTTGTTGCGGATCAGCCAGGGTTTCCTGAGCCCGGACTTTTCCTCAACGGATTTTCTCTGGCGTGCCGTCGTCAACACCCTCGCCTTTGCCGGGCAAGGCACGGCACTGGGCGCCCTGGCCGGGTTTGCCATGGCCGTGATGTGGCACTGGCGGGCCGTGCGTGCAGTGGCCGCCAGTGTGCGCGCGGTGCATGAACTGTTCTGGGGGTTGTTGCTGTTGCAGCTCACCGGGCTCAGCACCGTTACCGCCGTACTTGCCATCGCCATTCCCTACAGCGGCATCTTTGCCAAGGTGTTTGGCGAATTTCTCGAAGAAGCCGACCCGGCGCCGGCCGCCGCCCTGCCCGCTGGCAGCCGCGCACTGAGCGTGTTCTTCTTCGCCCGCCTTCCACTGGTGTGGCAGGCGTTCAAGGCCTACGGCAGCTACCGGCTGGAATGCGCCATCCGCGCCTCCGCCATTCTTGGTTTCATCGGTTTGCCCACACTGGGGTTTCATCTGGAAACCGCCTTCCGCGAAGGGCATTACGATCAGGGCGCCGCGCTGTTGTATCTGTTCTTCCTGATCATCTTTACCCTGCGCTGGTGGCTGCGCCCGACGCTCATTCCGGTCTACCTGATCGCCGCCGTGGCCTGGGCACCGCCGGTGGTCTATCTCAATCCGGATATCCTGGTGCGCTTTGTCACCCATGATCTGGTGCCCGCCCCCCTACGTCAGGGCGAGAACCTGACCGCCCTGTTTCAGTGGCTGGCCATGCTCTGGCAACAACAACTTTGGCCAGGGCTATGGCAGACCCTGGTGCTGGGCATGGCCGCCCTGCTGGTGACAGCGCTGCTGTCACTGCTGTTGTTCCCGTTGATCTCGCCCCTGTTCGGCAACCGTGTCTCACGCCTGGGAGGCCACGGTCTGCTAGTGGTGCTGCGCACCACCCCGGAGTTCTTTCTCGCCTTCTTTTTCCTGATTCTGCTCGGTCCATCCATGCTGCCTGGCATCCTTGCGCTGGCATTGCATACCGGCGCCATCGTGGCGCACCTGACCGGGCGCTTCAGTGAAAGCCTGCACCTGCGAGCCGATGCCCCAACCGGACTCAACCGCTATGCCTGGGAAGTACTGCCACGCATCAGTCCCAACCTGCTGGCCTTTCTGTTGTACCGCTGGGAAGTGATCATGCGCGAAACCGCCGTGCTGGGTATCCTGGGCATTCATACCCTGGGCTTCTACATCGATTCCAGCGTGGCCGAATTCCGCTTTGACCGTACCCTGATCCTGATCCTTGCCACGGTGGCACTGAACCTGGTGGTGGATGCAATGTCACGGGCGCTGCGCAAACGGCTAAGACTGAGGAACGCTGGATGCCAGATGCCCAATGCCTGA
- the selD gene encoding selenide, water dikinase SelD, whose protein sequence is MIPSSANQDLVLVGGGHSHCLALRMLAMQPLPGVRVTLVSPDPLSAYSGMLPGLVAGHYDLRDTHVDLYRLCIATGTRFVEAAVTSINSAQRQITLSDGSHLNYDWLSLDVGATPDLTPLGDAVPECVVPVKPVSGFHARWQQWAADNQDGTLAVVGAGAGGTEMVLAIAEHARQHHHPVSLSLISGSVLLPGYHDSVRRKMRKRLEQYGIELHENTRVRHQDGRLWANDHPLAADKVLWCTGVRGIPLFAHSDLACDEKGFVKVHATLQSESHPRVFAAGDCAAFPQPLPKAGVYAVRQASTLADNLRAALQGQPLKPYRPQHRFLSLLSAGGKDAIASRGGALSVAGPLMWRWKDRIDHAFMAKFQRQLPQMPAPAMDPDALHCAGCGAKVGSDALSDALATLQPQINPGIEAGVDAGDDAAVIQWPEDQRLVQSLDFFPAFIDEPYTFGRIAALHSLSDLYAMNATPHSALANITLNWHHPRLQGRDLQRLMAGAVRELNRAGCTLVGGHTTEGPQMAAGFTVNGAAASGRLWHKSGARPGDVLVLTKPLGSGVQLAAMMHGEQLRGDWLSATLETLLQSNALARDALQNDNVHACTDITGFGLIGHLLEICQQSQVRMALNTAAIPLLPGTLTLIDNQVTSTLSEANRLGLLQCQRNATVSDTLLTALCDPQTSGGLLFCLAEDTLIPALKKLSENGVMASVIGKVLVKDGENPGVITLD, encoded by the coding sequence GTGATTCCCTCTTCAGCCAATCAGGATCTTGTTCTCGTCGGGGGCGGCCACAGCCATTGCCTGGCCCTCCGCATGCTGGCCATGCAGCCGCTGCCAGGCGTACGTGTCACCCTGGTGTCCCCGGATCCACTCAGTGCCTACTCCGGCATGCTGCCCGGGCTGGTGGCAGGACATTACGATCTGCGCGACACCCATGTGGATCTTTACCGGCTGTGTATCGCCACCGGCACCCGTTTTGTGGAAGCCGCCGTGACCAGCATTAACAGTGCCCAGCGTCAGATCACACTGAGCGACGGCAGCCACCTGAACTATGACTGGCTCAGCCTGGATGTGGGTGCCACTCCGGATCTGACGCCGCTGGGCGACGCCGTGCCCGAGTGCGTGGTACCAGTCAAACCGGTGAGTGGATTTCATGCCCGCTGGCAACAATGGGCGGCGGACAACCAGGACGGCACCCTGGCCGTGGTAGGCGCCGGTGCTGGTGGAACGGAGATGGTGTTGGCCATTGCCGAGCATGCCCGCCAGCACCATCACCCGGTGTCCCTGTCACTGATTTCAGGCAGTGTGCTGTTACCCGGTTACCACGACAGCGTGCGCCGCAAGATGCGCAAGCGTCTTGAGCAATACGGTATTGAGCTGCATGAAAATACCCGGGTTCGTCACCAGGACGGCAGACTGTGGGCCAACGACCATCCGTTGGCTGCGGACAAGGTGCTGTGGTGTACCGGGGTGCGTGGCATTCCCCTGTTCGCCCACAGTGATCTGGCCTGCGACGAAAAGGGCTTTGTGAAGGTCCATGCCACACTGCAAAGTGAGAGCCACCCGCGCGTCTTCGCCGCGGGCGACTGTGCGGCCTTTCCCCAACCCCTGCCCAAGGCAGGCGTTTATGCCGTACGCCAGGCATCCACACTGGCTGACAATTTGCGGGCCGCCCTCCAGGGCCAGCCACTCAAACCCTACAGGCCACAGCACCGCTTCCTTTCCCTGCTATCAGCGGGCGGCAAGGATGCGATTGCCAGCCGGGGCGGCGCACTGAGCGTGGCAGGCCCACTGATGTGGCGCTGGAAGGATCGCATCGACCATGCCTTCATGGCCAAATTCCAGCGGCAGCTTCCGCAGATGCCCGCACCGGCAATGGACCCGGATGCCCTGCACTGTGCCGGCTGTGGTGCCAAGGTGGGCAGTGACGCACTGTCGGATGCCCTCGCGACTCTGCAGCCGCAGATCAATCCGGGGATCGAGGCCGGGGTGGACGCCGGCGATGATGCCGCGGTGATCCAGTGGCCTGAGGATCAGCGTCTGGTCCAGAGTCTGGATTTCTTCCCGGCCTTCATTGATGAGCCCTACACCTTTGGCAGGATTGCCGCCCTGCACAGCCTCAGTGACCTGTACGCCATGAATGCAACGCCGCATTCGGCTCTGGCCAATATCACCCTCAACTGGCACCACCCTCGCCTGCAAGGCCGTGACCTGCAGCGGCTGATGGCGGGAGCCGTGCGGGAGCTGAACCGAGCGGGCTGCACCCTGGTTGGCGGTCATACCACTGAGGGGCCACAGATGGCCGCCGGTTTCACCGTGAACGGTGCAGCCGCGTCCGGGCGCCTGTGGCACAAGTCAGGCGCGCGCCCCGGCGATGTGCTGGTGCTCACTAAGCCTCTGGGCAGCGGCGTGCAACTGGCGGCCATGATGCACGGCGAACAGCTGCGGGGAGACTGGCTGTCTGCCACCCTTGAGACCCTGTTGCAGAGCAATGCCCTTGCCCGCGACGCCCTGCAGAATGACAACGTCCACGCCTGCACCGATATCACAGGCTTTGGCCTGATCGGTCACTTGCTGGAAATCTGTCAGCAGAGTCAGGTGCGTATGGCGCTGAACACCGCCGCCATCCCGTTGCTGCCCGGCACCCTCACACTCATCGATAACCAGGTGACCAGTACACTCAGCGAGGCCAATCGGCTCGGTCTGCTGCAGTGCCAGCGAAACGCCACGGTATCGGATACGTTGCTGACCGCCCTGTGTGATCCACAAACCAGTGGCGGGCTGTTGTTCTGCCTTGCCGAAGACACCCTGATTCCAGCACTGAAAAAATTGTCAGAAAACGGTGTGATGGCCTCGGTGATCGGTAAAGTCCTTGTAAAAGATGGCGAAAACCCGGGCGTCATTACGCTTGATTAA
- a CDS encoding PhzF family phenazine biosynthesis protein has product MKLYQVDAFTSSLFGGNPAAVVPLDRWLDDGLLQNIALENNLSETAFIVPDEQGYALRWFTPTVEVDLCGHATLAAAWVVFNALGFPGERVRFNSASGPLFVSRDGPRLTLDFPARPGKPIVDLQPLETALGVSITTALQARDTLVVLDSAEQVRQFQPDLQAIAQLDTFAVMISAPGEECDFVSRFFAPAKGVPEDPVTGSAHCTLVPYWAEQLGKTTLHARQVSARGGELFCTLDGDRVTLSGEARCYLKGDILL; this is encoded by the coding sequence ATGAAGCTTTACCAGGTCGATGCCTTTACCTCTTCCCTGTTTGGCGGCAACCCCGCTGCGGTAGTGCCACTGGATCGCTGGCTGGATGACGGTCTGCTGCAAAACATTGCCCTGGAAAACAACCTCTCCGAGACCGCCTTCATCGTCCCGGATGAACAGGGTTACGCCCTGCGCTGGTTTACCCCCACCGTAGAAGTGGATCTGTGCGGGCACGCCACCCTGGCCGCCGCCTGGGTGGTCTTCAATGCGCTGGGATTTCCCGGCGAGCGGGTGCGATTCAACTCCGCCTCCGGCCCCTTGTTTGTGAGCCGTGACGGCCCCCGGCTTACCCTGGATTTTCCCGCCCGCCCGGGCAAGCCAATTGTGGACCTGCAACCGCTGGAGACGGCGCTGGGGGTTTCCATCACCACGGCGCTGCAAGCCCGGGACACCCTGGTGGTACTCGACAGCGCCGAACAGGTCAGGCAGTTCCAGCCGGACCTGCAAGCCATCGCCCAGCTGGATACCTTCGCCGTAATGATTAGCGCCCCCGGAGAAGAGTGCGACTTTGTCAGCCGCTTCTTCGCCCCCGCCAAGGGCGTCCCCGAGGATCCGGTCACCGGTTCCGCCCACTGCACGCTGGTGCCCTACTGGGCCGAACAACTGGGCAAGACAACGCTGCATGCACGGCAGGTGTCTGCCCGTGGTGGAGAATTGTTCTGCACCCTGGACGGTGACCGGGTCACCCTCAGTGGCGAGGCCCGCTGTTACCTGAAAGGCGACATACTGCTGTGA
- a CDS encoding PA2779 family protein yields the protein MTKRLTGLITAFVLMFSQLIFVPAAHAAMVGNDVVIQQQDRAELKAKVMQVMDHKAAAQTLEKYGVDKDQISQRLDRLSHQELQQLAQKTDELPAGQSVLGAVVLILLILIVLDLLGATDIFPAI from the coding sequence ATGACCAAGCGTCTGACAGGCCTTATTACTGCGTTCGTACTGATGTTCTCGCAACTGATTTTTGTACCCGCGGCCCATGCCGCCATGGTGGGTAACGACGTAGTCATTCAGCAACAGGATCGTGCTGAATTGAAAGCCAAAGTGATGCAGGTGATGGATCACAAAGCGGCGGCACAAACGCTGGAAAAATATGGCGTCGACAAGGACCAGATAAGCCAGCGACTGGACCGCCTCAGTCATCAGGAGCTGCAGCAACTGGCGCAAAAGACTGACGAGCTGCCTGCCGGACAAAGCGTGTTAGGCGCGGTCGTACTGATCCTTCTGATTCTCATCGTGCTGGATCTGCTGGGTGCCACCGACATTTTCCCGGCCATTTAA